One part of the Caproiciproducens sp. CPB-2 genome encodes these proteins:
- a CDS encoding S-ribosylhomocysteine lyase — translation MERIASFCVDHTKLMPGIYTSRIDGDIVTYDIRMRRPNIPPFLPNAAMHTIEHLFATFVRNSSHKDHIIYFGPMGCRTGFYFLTRNLSHADAVQLIIEAFAFIADFEGAIPGAAAAECGNYLEHDLDGAKKEAKAFLPVIMGWTEEKLRYLS, via the coding sequence ATGGAAAGAATCGCAAGTTTTTGTGTCGACCATACCAAGCTGATGCCCGGTATTTACACTTCCCGTATCGACGGCGATATCGTAACCTATGATATCAGGATGAGAAGGCCGAATATTCCGCCGTTTCTCCCGAATGCCGCCATGCACACCATCGAGCATCTGTTCGCGACCTTTGTACGCAACAGCAGTCATAAGGACCATATTATTTATTTTGGCCCAATGGGCTGCCGGACCGGTTTCTATTTTTTGACCAGAAACCTGAGCCACGCGGACGCTGTTCAACTGATCATCGAGGCCTTTGCCTTTATCGCTGATTTTGAAGGGGCTATCCCTGGGGCCGCGGCGGCGGAGTGCGGAAATTATCTGGAACACGATCTTGACGGCGCGAAGAAAGAGGCAAAAGCGTTCCTTCCGGTGATTATGGGGTGGACTGAGGAGAAGCTCCGTTATTTAAGCTGA
- a CDS encoding M23 family metallopeptidase codes for MLNQTADDLYIVGIQTVRILKRVGRRLSRFFRPFTNLCKSIYAATVGKRIARLKEEFQSIREGFSIARDRIAQARKLGYGRVFKEYLTVTGKSFVRHRGFVFSILNMVVPIGAIFLLGATVHFWNGLNYGLVLAYDGKEVATIQDEKTFEQASEMVSQRMVHDTADSDININVTPTFRLEVVDANSFLEVNSVCDKIIQQSNGIIEEASGLYVNGELLGAVKSSADLRYMLQNFLNKAKDGDTSASVDFAQDVETINGLFPTTTIMATESMDKLINGTSQAAVTYTVKEGDTVTSIAKVNHTTISELNKINNNQLGDNLMPGDLINLQVAVPMLDVQLTKNLTYEVPLSYKTVTIKDDSQYTDYSKVKTEGVNGTQKCVDKVYYVNGVEQKRDVISRTVVVPSTDKVVITGTKKRPKYSGAGVSSGSLMWPVPSLHTITTYFTWRWGSFHTGIDISGGSAYGKTIVAADGGTVVSAGWSSGYGYCVKISHGGGLQTLYGHASKILVSAGQRVSKGQAIALVGSTGNSTGPHCHFEVIKNGTKVNPLSYVSR; via the coding sequence ATGTTGAATCAAACAGCGGATGATTTATATATTGTAGGTATCCAGACGGTCAGAATCCTGAAAAGAGTCGGACGCAGGCTTTCCCGGTTTTTTAGACCGTTTACGAATTTATGCAAATCGATCTACGCCGCCACAGTCGGCAAACGGATTGCCCGCCTGAAAGAAGAGTTTCAGTCCATCCGGGAAGGATTTTCCATTGCCCGCGACAGGATCGCGCAGGCGAGAAAACTGGGCTACGGACGTGTTTTTAAAGAGTATCTTACCGTCACGGGAAAAAGCTTTGTCCGTCACAGGGGTTTTGTGTTTTCGATTTTGAATATGGTTGTTCCCATAGGAGCAATTTTTCTTTTGGGGGCTACCGTGCATTTCTGGAACGGACTGAATTACGGCTTGGTTCTTGCTTATGACGGGAAGGAAGTCGCTACCATTCAGGATGAAAAAACCTTTGAACAGGCGAGCGAAATGGTGAGCCAGCGCATGGTTCACGACACGGCCGACAGTGATATCAATATCAATGTCACCCCCACGTTCCGACTCGAAGTAGTGGATGCAAACAGCTTTCTGGAGGTTAATTCGGTCTGCGACAAGATTATCCAGCAGTCAAACGGAATCATTGAGGAAGCGAGCGGCCTTTATGTAAACGGCGAGCTGCTCGGCGCGGTGAAAAGCAGCGCGGATCTGCGCTATATGCTGCAAAATTTTCTGAACAAGGCAAAGGACGGGGACACGAGCGCATCGGTGGACTTTGCGCAGGATGTGGAGACCATCAACGGGCTGTTTCCGACCACAACCATTATGGCTACCGAGTCAATGGATAAACTGATCAACGGCACTTCTCAGGCGGCGGTAACCTATACCGTAAAAGAGGGGGACACGGTTACTTCCATTGCCAAGGTAAACCACACGACCATTTCCGAGCTGAACAAAATCAACAACAACCAGCTGGGGGACAATCTGATGCCGGGGGATTTGATCAACCTGCAGGTTGCGGTCCCTATGCTGGATGTTCAGCTGACCAAAAATTTGACGTATGAAGTCCCTCTTTCGTATAAAACAGTAACGATCAAGGATGATTCCCAGTATACCGATTATTCCAAAGTGAAGACCGAGGGAGTAAACGGAACGCAGAAATGTGTTGACAAGGTGTATTATGTAAACGGCGTTGAGCAGAAGCGCGACGTCATCAGCAGAACCGTTGTGGTGCCGTCTACCGATAAGGTGGTAATCACGGGAACCAAGAAGCGTCCGAAATACAGCGGCGCCGGCGTCAGCAGCGGAAGCCTGATGTGGCCGGTTCCGTCCCTTCACACCATTACCACTTATTTCACATGGCGCTGGGGCAGTTTCCATACCGGTATCGATATATCCGGCGGCAGCGCTTACGGGAAAACGATTGTTGCGGCCGACGGCGGCACCGTTGTATCGGCGGGGTGGAGCAGCGGCTACGGCTATTGTGTAAAAATCAGCCACGGCGGAGGGCTGCAGACGCTTTACGGCCATGCAAGCAAAATTCTGGTTTCGGCGGGCCAAAGGGTCTCCAAAGGGCAGGCAATCGCCCTTGTCGGAAGCACCGGAAACTCCACCGGTCCGCACTGTCATTTTGAAGTGATTAAAAACGGCACTAAGGTGAATCCGCTGAGTTATGTCAGCAGGTGA
- a CDS encoding helix-turn-helix domain-containing protein, whose product MPNRKKTTAEEKIRIVELYLSGKIGYSEAGKQAGVDCKTIARWVSRYKTEGPAGFLTHGHDRAYGKETKLSAVLDYLAGKGSLQEICEKYGIRDTRQLRDWLRVYNCHEDFRIHTGGSRMTKGRDTTAKERMEIVKACIVNGNDYGGTALKYRVSYQQVYTWTRKYRNMGRAGLEDRRGHRAGTLPSRTPEEELRDKVAQLERKNYDLEMENALLKKVKELERRRR is encoded by the coding sequence ATGCCGAATAGGAAGAAGACAACAGCCGAAGAAAAGATCCGTATTGTAGAATTGTATTTGTCAGGCAAAATTGGATACAGCGAAGCAGGAAAACAGGCGGGAGTAGATTGCAAGACGATTGCGCGTTGGGTCAGTCGGTACAAGACGGAAGGGCCTGCGGGGTTTCTGACCCACGGACACGACCGGGCATACGGCAAGGAAACGAAACTATCGGCAGTTTTGGATTATCTTGCTGGGAAAGGTTCTCTTCAGGAAATCTGCGAAAAGTACGGAATCCGTGATACCCGGCAGCTCAGGGATTGGCTGAGGGTATATAATTGTCATGAAGACTTCAGGATACATACGGGAGGGAGTCGCATGACGAAGGGCCGGGATACAACCGCGAAAGAACGGATGGAGATCGTAAAAGCGTGTATCGTCAACGGGAATGATTACGGCGGTACAGCGCTTAAGTATCGAGTTTCTTACCAGCAGGTTTACACCTGGACGAGGAAATACCGAAATATGGGCAGGGCGGGGCTGGAGGACCGGCGGGGACACCGGGCCGGGACGCTTCCGAGCCGGACGCCGGAAGAAGAACTCAGAGACAAGGTTGCTCAGCTTGAACGGAAAAACTATGATCTGGAAATGGAGAACGCTCTGTTAAAAAAAGTGAAGGAATTGGAGAGGAGGCGACGTTGA
- a CDS encoding zinc dependent phospholipase C family protein: MPAAITHYLHAQRVLEQLQQTQANGERNLAAFLWGAQGPDFLYCHRYLPWQRGESLKDYAGKLHLENPSKTLALMREYYLRQPNKALVLSYIDGFLCHYSLDRICHPFIQSGAKALLEQEPMQDEEILHNQIESALDVILLRYERAALPTEFDLKQTVPKNDNVQLHIADLYAFLLHGLFGVEDAGVPLYQATNDCRTVFGLLNDRTTLKQAWIERRERKGKRTVSCHFRGLSEGDGCDYANILHNEWSWPADSGTVRTESFPELYEQSVEDSLHLIGGFLETDDFEKLTDNIFFI; this comes from the coding sequence ATGCCGGCTGCGATCACGCATTATCTCCATGCGCAAAGAGTTCTGGAACAGTTGCAACAGACACAGGCGAACGGTGAACGGAATCTGGCCGCGTTTCTTTGGGGAGCACAGGGGCCGGACTTTTTGTACTGCCACCGCTATCTGCCGTGGCAGAGGGGAGAGAGCCTGAAAGACTACGCCGGAAAGCTCCATCTGGAGAATCCTTCAAAAACGCTGGCGCTGATGCGGGAATATTATCTGCGGCAGCCGAATAAGGCACTGGTTTTATCGTATATCGACGGCTTCCTTTGCCATTACTCCTTGGACCGGATTTGCCATCCTTTTATTCAGTCCGGGGCGAAGGCGCTTCTTGAGCAGGAGCCGATGCAGGATGAAGAAATCCTGCACAACCAGATAGAATCCGCGCTCGACGTGATTCTGCTCCGGTATGAAAGGGCGGCGCTGCCGACGGAGTTTGACCTGAAACAGACGGTCCCGAAGAATGATAATGTCCAGCTCCACATTGCGGATTTGTACGCTTTTTTGCTTCACGGGTTATTCGGGGTTGAGGACGCTGGCGTCCCGCTGTATCAGGCGACCAACGACTGCCGCACGGTGTTCGGCCTTTTAAACGACCGCACCACTCTGAAGCAGGCATGGATAGAGCGGAGGGAAAGAAAGGGGAAGCGGACCGTTTCCTGCCATTTCCGCGGGCTCAGCGAAGGCGACGGGTGTGATTACGCCAATATCCTGCACAATGAATGGAGCTGGCCTGCGGACAGTGGGACCGTCCGTACGGAAAGTTTTCCGGAGCTTTATGAGCAGTCCGTTGAGGATAGTCTCCACCTGATCGGCGGTTTTCTGGAAACGGATGATTTTGAAAAATTGACGGACAACATTTTCTTTATATGA
- the gdhA gene encoding NADP-specific glutamate dehydrogenase — translation MSYVKEQLANVIQQNPSQPEFIQAVTEVLTSLTPVIEQNSQYQKAGILERLTEPDRQVKFRVAWVDDAGNVRVNRGYRVQFNNAIGPYKGGLRFHPSVNIGILKFLGFEQIFKNSLTGLPIGGGKGGSDFDPKGKSDREVMAFCQSFMTELCRHIGPDTDVPAGDIGVGGREIGYLFGQYKRLRNEYSGILTGKGLTFGGSLVRTEATGFGLLYFTDAMLRKNGKSIEGKIIDISGSGNVAIYACQKAQELGGKVVTMSDSTGWIYDAEGIDLKAIKEIKEIKRGRLSEYRAYRPNSVYHEGKGVWSTPCDIALPCATQNELLLDDAKELVKNGVFAVAEGANMPTSIEATEYFQANGVLFAPGKASNAGGVATSALEMSQNSMRLSWSFEEVDVKLKSIMENIFANASDAAERYGCPKNYVTGANIAGFVKVADAMLAQGTI, via the coding sequence ATGTCTTATGTTAAAGAGCAACTCGCAAACGTAATCCAGCAAAATCCCAGCCAGCCCGAATTCATTCAGGCGGTAACCGAAGTTTTAACGTCCCTGACTCCGGTTATTGAGCAAAATTCCCAGTATCAGAAAGCCGGTATTCTGGAAAGGCTGACCGAGCCGGACAGACAAGTGAAGTTCCGCGTAGCCTGGGTGGACGACGCAGGCAACGTACGGGTAAACCGCGGCTACCGCGTTCAGTTTAACAATGCAATCGGACCGTATAAGGGCGGCCTTCGCTTTCATCCGTCCGTAAACATCGGTATCCTGAAATTTCTTGGATTTGAACAGATTTTCAAGAATTCTCTGACCGGCCTGCCGATCGGCGGAGGCAAAGGCGGTTCCGACTTTGACCCAAAAGGCAAATCCGACCGCGAAGTCATGGCCTTCTGCCAGAGCTTTATGACGGAGCTCTGCCGCCACATCGGACCGGACACAGACGTTCCCGCCGGCGATATCGGCGTAGGCGGCCGCGAAATCGGCTACCTGTTCGGCCAGTACAAGCGCCTCAGAAACGAATACTCCGGGATTCTGACAGGCAAGGGGCTGACCTTCGGCGGCTCCCTTGTCCGCACGGAAGCGACCGGTTTCGGCCTGCTTTACTTCACCGACGCAATGCTCCGTAAAAACGGCAAATCCATCGAAGGAAAAATCATCGATATTTCCGGTTCCGGCAATGTCGCCATTTATGCCTGCCAGAAGGCGCAGGAGCTCGGCGGAAAGGTCGTGACCATGAGCGATTCCACCGGCTGGATCTACGACGCCGAGGGAATCGATCTTAAGGCGATCAAGGAAATTAAGGAAATCAAGCGCGGACGCCTGTCCGAGTATCGGGCATATCGCCCGAATTCCGTATACCATGAAGGCAAAGGCGTTTGGAGTACTCCATGCGACATTGCGCTTCCCTGCGCCACCCAGAACGAACTGCTTCTCGACGACGCGAAAGAACTCGTGAAAAACGGCGTATTCGCCGTGGCGGAAGGCGCCAATATGCCGACCAGCATTGAAGCTACGGAATACTTCCAGGCAAACGGCGTTCTGTTTGCTCCCGGCAAGGCGTCCAACGCCGGCGGCGTCGCAACCTCCGCACTGGAAATGAGCCAGAACAGCATGCGTCTTTCCTGGAGCTTTGAGGAAGTCGATGTAAAACTGAAGAGCATTATGGAAAACATTTTCGCGAACGCCTCCGACGCCGCGGAAAGATACGGCTGCCCGAAGAATTATGTAACGGGCGCCAACATTGCGGGCTTCGTCAAGGTAGCGGATGCCATGCTTGCGCAGGGCACCATTTAA
- a CDS encoding MBL fold metallo-hydrolase codes for MARICPLFSGSSGNSYYIGSSCAGILIDAGRTAKQLNNMLETCGIGIESVKAIFVTHEHIDHIRGLRVLASRKHIPVYTSSGTLNALEKMGCANGTFRADVIGEKGMECAGMFIRPFRTSHDCAESVGYRVQTHDGRSVGFSTDLGFLSDTVRDQLTGADLVVLESNHDVGMLKNGPYPYPLKRRILSDTGHLSNQACADELTNLAQKGTTRFILAHLSAENNTPELAFQTALCSLSVAGLKEGVDFQLSVAPRENNTGKGIIF; via the coding sequence ATGGCGAGAATATGTCCGCTTTTCAGCGGAAGCAGCGGAAACAGTTATTACATAGGCTCTTCCTGCGCGGGGATTCTGATCGACGCGGGAAGAACGGCAAAGCAGCTCAACAATATGCTGGAAACCTGCGGGATAGGAATCGAGTCGGTGAAAGCGATCTTTGTCACGCATGAACATATCGACCATATCCGGGGCCTGCGCGTGTTGGCTTCCCGGAAGCACATTCCGGTCTACACTTCTTCCGGCACTTTAAATGCGTTGGAAAAGATGGGGTGCGCCAACGGAACTTTCCGGGCGGATGTGATCGGTGAAAAGGGAATGGAATGTGCCGGTATGTTTATCAGGCCCTTCCGTACCTCCCACGACTGTGCGGAAAGCGTCGGATACCGTGTGCAGACCCACGACGGTCGAAGCGTCGGCTTTTCCACCGACCTCGGCTTTTTGTCCGACACGGTGCGCGATCAGCTGACCGGCGCGGATCTGGTGGTGCTGGAATCAAACCATGACGTTGGAATGCTGAAAAACGGGCCATATCCGTACCCGCTGAAACGGAGAATTTTGTCCGACACGGGCCACCTTTCTAATCAGGCCTGCGCGGATGAACTTACGAATCTGGCGCAAAAGGGAACAACGCGGTTTATTCTGGCGCACCTGAGCGCTGAAAACAACACGCCGGAGCTTGCGTTTCAAACGGCCCTTTGTTCTCTTTCCGTGGCCGGGCTGAAGGAGGGCGTCGATTTCCAGCTTTCCGTTGCGCCGAGAGAAAACAATACGGGAAAGGGAATTATTTTTTAG
- a CDS encoding IS3 family transposase, producing MSFIRHPAAYGAVSTLSAERVFPVWKLCGFLHITRSAYYRWLKHPKSSRELENELIAGEVEKIHSLHTDMGYRRIRDELDRHHGIHVNDKRVLRIDRALHIQSSVKYRRHGCTKSAASPEYIAKNYLNRKFYADAPNRKWLTDVTEFKYFIGPEIRKVYLSAILDLYDRRIVAYAVGDHNDNRLVFNTLDAAVAANPDAHPLFHSDRGYQYTSRSFHSKLHAAKMKQSMSRVAHCIDNGPMEGFWGILKREMYYGRKFTDRKQITQAISEYIYFYNYRRLQRRLSVMTPMEFHAQYAKAA from the coding sequence TTGAGCTTCATCAGGCATCCGGCGGCTTACGGCGCGGTAAGCACGCTGTCTGCGGAACGGGTATTCCCTGTTTGGAAACTCTGCGGCTTTCTGCACATCACGCGCTCGGCGTATTACAGATGGCTGAAGCACCCGAAAAGCAGCCGCGAGTTGGAAAACGAACTCATCGCAGGCGAGGTCGAGAAAATCCATAGCCTGCATACGGATATGGGATACCGCAGAATACGGGATGAGTTGGACAGGCATCATGGCATTCATGTCAACGACAAGCGAGTACTCCGCATCGACCGTGCACTTCATATTCAGTCCAGCGTCAAATACCGTCGGCACGGGTGCACAAAAAGTGCGGCATCGCCGGAATACATTGCCAAAAACTATTTGAACCGCAAATTTTATGCGGACGCTCCGAACCGAAAATGGTTGACCGATGTAACGGAATTCAAGTATTTCATCGGCCCGGAAATCCGCAAGGTTTATCTGAGCGCTATTCTGGACTTGTACGACCGGCGCATCGTTGCCTATGCCGTAGGCGATCATAATGACAACAGGTTGGTATTCAATACGCTGGATGCTGCCGTGGCCGCTAATCCGGACGCACACCCGCTATTTCACAGTGACCGGGGGTACCAGTATACCAGCCGTTCTTTTCACTCGAAATTGCATGCCGCCAAGATGAAGCAAAGCATGTCCAGAGTGGCGCACTGTATTGACAATGGGCCGATGGAAGGCTTTTGGGGTATCCTCAAACGGGAAATGTACTATGGACGCAAATTCACCGACCGGAAACAGATCACGCAAGCCATTTCAGAGTATATTTACTTTTACAACTACCGGCGACTGCAGCGCCGATTGTCTGTTATGACACCCATGGAGTTCCATGCACAGTACGCAAAAGCTGCGTAA
- a CDS encoding amino acid ABC transporter ATP-binding protein: MITVKNLHKTFQTLNGDLDVLKGIDQNIEKGEKVVIVGPSGSGKSTFLRCLNLLEQPTDGEVWFEGVQINVPECDINQLRQKMGMVFQHFNLFPHLTVLQNITLAPITLKLKTQEQAEQQAKQLLERIGLADKAEAYPLQLSGGQKQRIAIVRSLAMNPDVMLFDEPTSALDPEMVGEVLQVMKELAAEGMTMVVVTHEMGFAREVATRVLFMDDGQVLEEDAPDQFFDHPQNPRLQDFLSKVL, encoded by the coding sequence GTGATAACCGTTAAGAATCTGCATAAGACGTTCCAGACCCTGAACGGCGATCTGGATGTTCTGAAGGGCATTGACCAAAATATTGAAAAAGGCGAGAAGGTTGTAATTGTCGGCCCTTCCGGTTCCGGGAAAAGCACGTTCCTGCGCTGCCTGAATCTGCTTGAGCAGCCGACCGACGGCGAGGTCTGGTTTGAGGGCGTTCAGATCAATGTGCCGGAGTGCGATATCAACCAGCTCCGTCAGAAGATGGGGATGGTGTTCCAGCACTTCAATTTATTTCCGCATTTGACGGTGCTCCAGAACATTACGCTTGCGCCGATCACGCTAAAGCTGAAAACACAGGAGCAGGCGGAGCAGCAGGCGAAACAGCTGCTTGAGCGGATAGGGCTGGCGGACAAGGCGGAAGCATACCCGCTTCAGCTGTCCGGCGGACAAAAGCAGCGGATTGCGATTGTGCGTTCGCTTGCCATGAACCCGGACGTCATGCTTTTTGATGAACCCACCAGCGCGCTCGACCCCGAAATGGTCGGAGAAGTCTTACAGGTAATGAAGGAACTTGCCGCCGAGGGGATGACCATGGTGGTGGTGACACATGAAATGGGCTTTGCCCGTGAGGTTGCCACCCGCGTACTTTTTATGGACGACGGCCAGGTTCTGGAAGAAGACGCCCCGGATCAGTTCTTCGACCATCCGCAGAATCCGCGCCTGCAGGATTTTTTATCTAAAGTTCTTTAA
- a CDS encoding UDP-N-acetylglucosamine 1-carboxyvinyltransferase, with translation MDKYVIKGGNRLTGEVSISGAKNAAIAIIPAAILADDVCCIENIPNITDVASITRILYDMGAKIRNIDKSTIEIDPRPIHTHVASYELARHIRGSYYLLGALLGRFNHAVVTMPGGCDFGVRPIDQHLKGFAALGAAYKLEGGMVDVYTQALTGANIYLDVVSVGATVNIMLAAVKAKGMTVIENAAKEPHIVDLANFLNSMGADIRGAGTDVIKIYGVTHLAGTTYSIIPDQIEAGTYMVAAAATCGDVLVKNVIPKHLESISAKLEEMGVQVEEFDDAVRVSRTGKLNKCNIKTMPHPGFPTDMQPQIAVLLSMANGTSIINESVWDNRFRYVEELRRMGAQISVDGKLAVVEGVDHLNAAPVKATDLRAGAAMMIAALAASGTTQIEDINHIERGYENVEQKLLNLGADIQRVHVPEPAVAQAI, from the coding sequence TTGGACAAGTACGTTATTAAAGGTGGCAATCGTCTGACCGGTGAAGTCAGCATCAGCGGTGCAAAGAATGCCGCGATTGCAATTATACCGGCAGCGATTTTGGCAGATGATGTGTGCTGTATTGAAAATATTCCGAATATTACAGACGTTGCTTCCATTACAAGGATCCTGTATGATATGGGAGCTAAAATTCGCAATATCGACAAATCGACGATTGAAATTGATCCAAGACCGATTCATACCCACGTGGCGTCCTACGAACTGGCGCGCCATATACGTGGGTCTTATTACCTTTTAGGCGCTTTGCTTGGCCGCTTTAACCACGCGGTGGTTACCATGCCGGGCGGATGCGACTTCGGGGTCCGCCCGATTGATCAGCACCTGAAGGGCTTTGCGGCCCTGGGCGCGGCCTATAAGCTGGAAGGCGGCATGGTGGACGTCTATACGCAGGCTTTAACAGGAGCCAATATTTATCTTGACGTTGTGTCTGTCGGCGCAACCGTAAATATTATGTTGGCTGCTGTAAAGGCAAAAGGAATGACAGTCATTGAAAATGCTGCAAAGGAACCCCATATTGTCGACCTCGCCAACTTTTTGAATTCCATGGGAGCGGATATCAGGGGCGCCGGCACCGACGTGATCAAAATATACGGTGTGACCCACCTGGCCGGAACCACCTATTCCATTATTCCAGACCAGATTGAAGCGGGTACCTATATGGTCGCCGCCGCGGCGACCTGCGGGGATGTCCTTGTTAAAAACGTAATTCCCAAGCACTTGGAATCCATTTCCGCAAAGCTGGAGGAAATGGGCGTTCAGGTGGAGGAATTCGACGACGCAGTCCGCGTCAGCCGGACGGGAAAACTGAACAAATGCAATATCAAGACAATGCCCCATCCGGGTTTCCCGACGGATATGCAGCCGCAGATCGCGGTGCTTCTTTCTATGGCAAATGGGACGAGTATCATTAATGAGAGTGTCTGGGACAATCGCTTCCGCTATGTGGAAGAGCTCAGAAGAATGGGCGCGCAGATTTCCGTTGACGGCAAGCTTGCTGTTGTGGAAGGCGTTGATCACCTGAATGCGGCACCTGTAAAGGCAACCGACTTGCGTGCCGGTGCGGCGATGATGATTGCGGCGCTTGCGGCGTCGGGCACCACTCAGATTGAGGACATCAATCATATTGAGCGCGGATATGAAAATGTAGAGCAGAAGCTTTTGAATTTAGGAGCGGATATTCAGCGGGTTCATGTTCCTGAGCCGGCAGTGGCGCAGGCAATCTGA
- a CDS encoding amino acid ABC transporter permease, giving the protein MDILTAALPLSYFSEFPQKFYDAFILKNRYTNIVFGLGNTLMITFFAVIIGIILGTIVALVKVTHNNDKSKLKFLNAVCSVYLTVIRGTPVVVQLMIMWYIVFQPPVNLDRVVAAIFAFGINSGAYVAEVIRSGIQSVDKGQVEAGRSLGLNQRDTMVKIVFPQALKNVLPAIGNEFIALLKETSVAGYIAIQDLTKGGDIIRSITYDPYTSLLAVAGIYLLIVMGLTALLGKLERRLHRSDNR; this is encoded by the coding sequence ATGGATATACTGACGGCGGCCCTGCCGCTCTCTTATTTTTCGGAATTCCCGCAGAAATTCTATGATGCGTTTATTCTGAAGAACAGATATACAAACATAGTGTTCGGTCTGGGAAATACCCTTATGATTACCTTTTTTGCGGTCATCATCGGGATTATTCTGGGGACCATCGTCGCTCTTGTCAAGGTGACGCACAATAATGACAAGTCAAAGCTGAAATTTCTCAATGCAGTGTGCAGTGTATACCTGACGGTGATACGCGGTACGCCGGTCGTTGTCCAGCTGATGATTATGTGGTACATCGTCTTTCAGCCGCCCGTGAATCTGGACCGGGTTGTCGCGGCGATCTTTGCGTTCGGCATCAATTCCGGCGCTTACGTTGCGGAAGTCATCCGGAGCGGGATCCAGTCCGTGGACAAAGGGCAGGTCGAGGCCGGGCGTTCCCTCGGACTGAACCAGCGCGATACCATGGTGAAGATCGTATTTCCTCAGGCTCTGAAAAACGTCCTGCCGGCAATCGGCAATGAATTTATCGCTCTCTTAAAGGAAACCTCCGTCGCGGGCTACATCGCGATACAGGACCTGACCAAGGGCGGCGATATCATCAGAAGCATCACCTATGATCCGTACACCTCCCTTCTGGCTGTTGCGGGCATTTATCTGCTGATCGTCATGGGCTTGACCGCCCTGCTCGGCAAGCTTGAAAGGAGGCTGCACAGAAGTGATAACCGTTAA
- the rlmH gene encoding 23S rRNA (pseudouridine(1915)-N(3))-methyltransferase RlmH, with protein sequence MLTVRLICVGKLKEAYWRDACAEYEKRLRPFCGFSIIELPECRLPDNPSDAQIRAALKTEGDSILSAAGSSALFALCIEGRELSSGQLSDQINTLAVNGTSTVSFVIGSSFGLCEAVKQRAGFRLSMSPMTFPHQLARVMLCEQIYRAFQIIHHGKYHK encoded by the coding sequence ATGCTTACGGTTCGTCTTATCTGTGTCGGAAAACTGAAGGAAGCCTATTGGAGGGACGCCTGCGCGGAGTACGAAAAAAGGCTGCGTCCATTCTGCGGCTTTTCCATCATCGAGCTGCCTGAGTGCAGGCTGCCGGACAATCCGTCGGACGCTCAGATCAGGGCCGCCCTGAAAACAGAGGGGGACTCCATTCTTTCCGCCGCGGGAAGTTCCGCCTTGTTTGCGCTTTGCATTGAAGGAAGAGAGCTTTCCTCCGGGCAGCTTTCCGATCAAATCAACACGCTGGCCGTGAACGGAACCAGCACGGTCAGTTTCGTCATCGGAAGCTCGTTTGGGCTCTGCGAGGCAGTAAAACAAAGGGCCGGTTTCCGTCTTTCCATGTCGCCGATGACTTTTCCTCATCAGTTGGCCCGTGTGATGCTCTGCGAGCAGATATACCGCGCCTTTCAAATCATCCATCACGGCAAATACCACAAATAA